From one Gallionella capsiferriformans ES-2 genomic stretch:
- a CDS encoding flagellar motor protein MotB: MINKYLLLGRRNKEEGEKPFWISFADLMTALMVMFLLVMSVALLAVTDQVSSADRNKIQREQEIDQLLGKIAKAAEKYPGIFVDKNRAVIDFGDRARFDTGSSTLSAEQAQYLSLFVSEMLVVAKDELGRKWLKRIIAEGYADQRGDYLLNLNLSLQRSQRVLCALLSPPVNQTFILTAEEKERVRDYFLVGGYSFNSAKKSLEESRRIELRLEFFGQDEEHPAMNDITRGNFGSCRI; this comes from the coding sequence ATGATCAATAAATACCTGCTTTTGGGGCGACGCAACAAGGAAGAGGGCGAAAAACCGTTCTGGATTTCATTCGCTGATCTGATGACGGCGCTGATGGTGATGTTTTTGCTGGTCATGAGCGTCGCGCTGTTGGCTGTCACCGATCAGGTTTCCTCGGCTGATCGCAATAAAATTCAGCGTGAGCAGGAAATTGATCAGCTGCTGGGGAAAATTGCCAAAGCGGCTGAAAAATATCCTGGAATTTTTGTCGATAAAAATCGCGCGGTGATCGATTTTGGCGACCGCGCCCGCTTTGATACCGGTAGTTCAACCTTGTCGGCTGAACAGGCGCAGTATCTGAGTCTTTTTGTATCCGAGATGCTGGTCGTGGCCAAGGATGAGCTAGGCCGCAAATGGCTCAAGCGCATTATTGCCGAGGGCTATGCCGATCAGCGGGGCGATTATCTATTGAACCTGAATTTAAGTTTGCAGCGCAGCCAGCGCGTGCTGTGCGCACTGCTGTCACCACCCGTTAATCAGACATTCATACTGACCGCTGAGGAAAAAGAGCGTGTGCGCGATTATTTTCTGGTGGGTGGCTATTCATTCAATTCGGCCAAAAAATCCTTGGAGGAGAGTCGTCGTATTGAATTACGTCTGGAGTTCTTCGGTCAGGATGAGGAACATCCCGCTATGAACGATATTACCCGCGGGAATTTCGGTAGTTGCAGAATCTAA
- a CDS encoding EH signature domain-containing protein gives MDALEKLQGKLLAINTTSLSRLRPGDSLQMQHELSMMKDWVKGASRREEVPLATIEAALLFYQKNSYLKGLRQARLICYGCTQRLNSYCLIEERDAFNKLLTYVDGYKSRRRTFRKLYRGLLSSYFSYDPDSADMRGGVSRDALSLFLSDHLATFVIGDFTPDWLAALAKYPDLLGENPGQAVESSLLQGDYSMLEEIRERLGVDGGSWLVRRLVMSPFVAIGRMPDAEFKDHLASLLLLLNDYPLYASAALPLLLERYVQCKDRPMHAQMRDYAVGLWGNPWRAQQQWLCSDKARVMLAHWLKRQLLSEFFSLLSNDDKALSRRFNFWDLYSEDLTGMYFALGKDAYVQGNMRLYKFRHLAKGLIAKLTEEKHGVHTCIMQFSHHHVVEFNREKNIAYFYDVRQGTPSFYFAKGWVDIGAISVTAIEKGADIARTSKPLRHEDTKLSTWEACFAAELGETENALRAFCIKYQCEYEDRRGTEGSQCIRPADCERYGIEVWSVLKGWGYDFSAEQKMWYRLTYPKLG, from the coding sequence ATGGATGCGCTTGAGAAATTGCAGGGCAAGCTGCTGGCGATAAATACCACTTCGCTGTCACGGCTGCGTCCAGGCGATTCGTTGCAAATGCAGCATGAATTGTCGATGATGAAAGACTGGGTTAAAGGCGCGTCGCGGCGTGAGGAGGTGCCTCTGGCGACGATAGAGGCGGCTTTGCTTTTCTATCAAAAGAACAGTTATTTAAAGGGGTTGCGTCAGGCCAGATTGATTTGTTACGGCTGTACCCAGCGGCTCAATTCATATTGTCTGATTGAAGAGCGCGATGCGTTCAATAAATTGCTCACTTATGTCGACGGTTACAAGTCGCGCCGGCGCACCTTTCGCAAGCTGTATCGCGGTCTGCTGAGCAGTTATTTTTCCTACGATCCCGATTCGGCTGATATGCGAGGTGGCGTCAGCCGGGACGCGTTGAGCCTCTTTTTAAGCGATCATCTGGCAACGTTTGTGATTGGGGATTTTACGCCGGACTGGCTTGCCGCGCTGGCCAAGTATCCTGATTTGCTCGGGGAAAATCCGGGTCAGGCGGTTGAGTCGTCCTTGCTGCAAGGCGATTACTCAATGCTCGAAGAAATTCGCGAGCGGCTAGGTGTGGATGGGGGTTCATGGCTGGTGCGGCGACTGGTGATGTCGCCGTTTGTTGCCATTGGACGTATGCCGGATGCTGAGTTTAAGGATCATCTGGCGAGCCTGTTGCTGTTGCTGAATGATTATCCGTTGTATGCCAGTGCCGCACTTCCGCTGTTGCTCGAGCGTTATGTGCAGTGCAAGGACAGGCCGATGCATGCACAGATGAGAGATTATGCCGTCGGACTTTGGGGTAATCCGTGGCGGGCGCAGCAGCAGTGGTTATGCAGCGACAAGGCCCGCGTGATGCTCGCGCACTGGCTTAAGCGGCAGTTGCTCAGTGAATTTTTCAGTTTGCTGTCGAACGATGATAAAGCGTTGTCGCGACGTTTTAATTTTTGGGATCTGTATAGCGAAGATTTGACGGGCATGTATTTCGCGCTGGGCAAAGATGCTTATGTGCAGGGGAATATGCGACTTTATAAATTCAGGCATCTGGCAAAAGGGCTGATCGCTAAGCTCACTGAAGAGAAGCACGGTGTGCATACTTGCATCATGCAGTTCTCACATCATCACGTGGTTGAATTCAATCGCGAAAAAAATATCGCGTATTTTTATGATGTTCGTCAGGGTACGCCTTCGTTCTACTTTGCTAAGGGATGGGTCGATATCGGTGCAATCAGCGTCACGGCTATCGAAAAAGGGGCGGATATTGCCCGGACATCCAAACCGTTGCGGCATGAAGATACTAAACTTTCGACTTGGGAGGCGTGTTTCGCCGCGGAGTTGGGAGAGACCGAGAATGCACTGCGGGCGTTCTGTATCAAGTATCAGTGTGAGTATGAGGACAGGCGCGGCACTGAGGGCAGTCAGTGTATCCGTCCCGCGGATTGTGAGCGGTATGGTATTGAGGTGTGGTCAGTGTTGAAGGGGTGGGGGTATGACTTCTCGGCAGAACAAAAGATGTGGTATCGACTGACCTATCCTAAGCTCGGTTGA
- a CDS encoding sensor histidine kinase, translated as MTVARHKQDPLKTIEETPDHTPYSFLDSLPGMACQIRLDTQGALHLPYVSEGCLDLLGLSATELKQHPERLIKYLHADDAASFHQSMQHSARHATPWNWEGRTLLPPDGEIKWVNLRAKYRKTDLLGTHWKGLVVNITQNKQAEIELVHSRQQLRELSSHIENIKEEERTRIAREIHDEIGVLLTALKMDLAWMRQRFPSDDGALQEKSQVMANLLDTAGIAANNLVHSLRPGSLDCFGIVAAIEIEATEFTKRTATPCKIIKSSDNLDVSDEQSITLFRVFQETLNNIMKHAQARRVQVKISQSATDQIDKYVELIVSDDGCGFDEAARNKPRSFGLRGIQERIRQLDGTLSITSRPGKGTKIAVRLPKNGQR; from the coding sequence GTGACAGTTGCACGACACAAACAAGACCCGCTCAAAACGATTGAAGAGACACCGGATCACACGCCCTATTCTTTTCTGGACAGTTTGCCCGGCATGGCTTGTCAGATACGACTAGACACACAGGGTGCGCTGCACCTCCCCTACGTCAGCGAAGGGTGCTTAGACCTGTTAGGACTCAGCGCCACCGAGCTAAAACAACACCCCGAACGGCTGATTAAGTACCTGCATGCCGACGATGCGGCCTCGTTTCACCAGAGCATGCAACACTCAGCCCGACACGCCACACCATGGAATTGGGAGGGCCGCACCCTCCTCCCGCCCGATGGCGAAATCAAGTGGGTTAACCTGCGTGCTAAATACCGAAAAACAGATCTACTCGGTACACACTGGAAAGGTTTGGTCGTCAATATCACGCAAAACAAACAGGCGGAGATTGAGCTCGTACATTCAAGACAGCAACTGCGCGAATTATCGTCCCATATTGAAAACATTAAGGAAGAAGAACGCACACGCATTGCCCGGGAAATTCACGATGAAATAGGCGTGCTACTGACCGCATTAAAAATGGATCTAGCGTGGATGCGACAACGTTTTCCGTCCGATGACGGTGCGCTGCAGGAAAAATCACAGGTCATGGCCAACCTGCTCGACACAGCAGGAATCGCGGCCAACAATCTGGTACACAGTTTACGCCCAGGATCTCTGGATTGCTTTGGCATCGTCGCGGCAATCGAAATCGAAGCTACCGAATTTACCAAACGCACCGCCACCCCCTGCAAAATAATTAAATCAAGCGACAATCTCGATGTATCAGACGAGCAATCTATTACGCTGTTCCGGGTATTTCAGGAAACGTTGAACAACATCATGAAACACGCACAAGCCAGACGCGTGCAAGTAAAAATAAGCCAATCCGCGACAGATCAAATCGACAAATACGTTGAGCTGATCGTCTCAGACGATGGCTGTGGATTTGATGAGGCAGCGCGCAACAAACCGCGCTCGTTTGGTTTACGCGGCATTCAGGAACGCATCAGACAACTCGACGGGACGCTATCAATTACCAGCCGCCCCGGCAAAGGAACAAAAATTGCCGTACGCCTGCCGAAAAACGGACAGCGATAG
- the thrS gene encoding threonine--tRNA ligase, with translation MPIITLPDGSQRSFDQSVTVADVAASIGAGLARATLAGRVDGSVVDSSFLIETDAQLAIITDKDEAGLEVIRHSMAHLMAHAVKELFSDVQVTIGPVIENGFFYDFSYQRPFTPEDLLAIEKRMAEIVKRDLKVVRSVVPRDEAVAYFKGIGENYKAEIIESIPADQDVSLYTQGEFTDLCRGPHVPSTGKLKVFKLMKLAGAYWRGDSKNEMLQRIYGTAWAKKEELESYLHRLEEAEKRDHRKLGRQLDLFHMQETMPGMVFWHPKGWTLWQEIEQYMRAKFREHDYQEVRTPAIMDKTLWEKSGHWENYRDNMFTTASENRDYAVKPMNCPGHVQIYNHGLHSYRDLPLRLAEFGSCHRNESSGSLHGLMRVRGFTQDDAHIFCTEAQVESEVSNFIVMLNEVYRDFGFDNVIVKLSTRPEKRVGSDETWDKAEAGLAAALKQNRLDYEVQPGEGAFYGPKVEFTLKDSLDRMWQCGTIQLDFNLPVRLSAEFVDEDNTRKPPVMLHRAILGSMERFIGILIEHHAGAFPMWLSPVQTVLMNISQAQEEYAKEIGQILARAGIRVQLDLRNEKITYKIREHSLQKLPYQLIVGDKEVSGRLIAVRTRSGEDLGQMTIDALIERFKAEIKSGSTV, from the coding sequence ATGCCTATTATTACTTTGCCGGATGGTTCACAGCGCAGTTTTGATCAGTCGGTGACCGTTGCTGATGTGGCAGCGAGCATCGGAGCGGGGTTGGCGCGCGCGACCTTGGCCGGACGCGTGGACGGCAGCGTGGTTGATAGCAGCTTCCTGATCGAGACGGATGCGCAGCTTGCGATCATTACCGATAAGGATGAGGCCGGCCTTGAAGTGATCCGCCACTCCATGGCGCATTTGATGGCGCATGCGGTCAAGGAGCTGTTTTCCGATGTGCAGGTGACTATCGGCCCTGTAATCGAAAATGGTTTCTTTTACGATTTTTCGTATCAGCGCCCGTTTACCCCTGAAGATTTGCTGGCGATCGAAAAACGCATGGCCGAGATCGTCAAACGCGACTTGAAGGTTGTACGCAGCGTCGTACCGCGCGATGAGGCCGTCGCCTACTTTAAAGGGATCGGTGAAAACTACAAGGCCGAAATCATCGAATCGATTCCTGCCGATCAGGATGTGTCGCTCTACACGCAGGGCGAATTTACCGATCTGTGCCGCGGGCCTCACGTGCCATCGACCGGAAAACTCAAGGTATTTAAGCTGATGAAGCTCGCCGGTGCTTACTGGCGCGGCGACTCGAAGAACGAGATGCTGCAGCGCATTTACGGTACGGCCTGGGCTAAGAAGGAGGAGCTGGAGTCTTACCTGCATCGTCTGGAAGAGGCTGAGAAGCGCGATCACCGCAAGCTGGGGCGTCAGTTGGATCTGTTTCATATGCAAGAGACGATGCCCGGGATGGTGTTCTGGCATCCTAAAGGCTGGACGCTGTGGCAGGAAATCGAGCAATACATGCGGGCTAAGTTTCGCGAACACGACTACCAGGAAGTGCGCACGCCGGCGATCATGGACAAGACGCTTTGGGAGAAGTCTGGCCACTGGGAGAACTACCGCGACAATATGTTCACCACGGCCTCTGAGAATCGGGATTACGCGGTGAAACCGATGAACTGCCCGGGGCACGTGCAGATTTATAATCACGGCTTGCACAGCTACCGCGATTTGCCGCTGCGTCTGGCCGAGTTTGGTTCCTGTCACCGCAATGAATCCTCTGGTTCCTTGCACGGCCTGATGCGCGTACGTGGCTTTACTCAGGACGATGCGCATATCTTCTGTACCGAGGCGCAGGTCGAATCTGAAGTGTCCAATTTCATTGTCATGCTTAACGAGGTGTATCGCGATTTCGGTTTTGACAACGTGATTGTCAAGCTATCAACCCGGCCTGAAAAGCGCGTGGGTTCCGATGAAACCTGGGATAAGGCGGAAGCGGGCCTGGCCGCTGCCCTGAAACAAAATAGGCTGGACTATGAGGTGCAGCCCGGAGAGGGTGCGTTCTACGGCCCTAAGGTCGAATTCACTTTGAAGGATAGTTTGGATCGCATGTGGCAGTGCGGCACGATACAGCTGGACTTCAATCTGCCTGTGCGCCTGAGTGCCGAATTTGTTGACGAGGACAATACGCGCAAACCTCCTGTTATGCTGCATCGCGCGATCTTAGGTTCGATGGAGCGTTTTATCGGGATTTTGATCGAACATCACGCAGGCGCCTTTCCGATGTGGCTCTCGCCCGTGCAGACCGTGCTGATGAATATTTCGCAGGCGCAGGAGGAATATGCGAAGGAAATCGGCCAAATATTGGCGCGTGCCGGCATCAGAGTGCAATTGGATTTGCGCAATGAGAAGATTACCTATAAAATCCGCGAACATAGCTTGCAGAAATTACCTTATCAGCTGATTGTGGGCGATAAGGAGGTGTCTGGAAGGCTGATTGCCGTGCGTACCCGTAGTGGTGAAGATCTCGGACAGATGACGATCGATGCGTTAATCGAACGTTTCAAGGCTGAAATCAAATCGGGCAGCACGGTTTAA
- the infC gene encoding translation initiation factor IF-3: MAQNKLQRLNEMITAPQVRLIGADKEPLGIVSSAEALRLAGEAELDLVEISPMADPPVCRIMDFGKFKYAESKKQHEAKLKQKQVQVKEIKFRPGTDDGDYNIKLRNLTKFLLDGDKTKITLRFRGREMAHQEIGMRLIERVRNDLEEYAVVEQFPKMEGRQMVMVLSPKAALKK; encoded by the coding sequence ATAGCACAGAATAAATTACAGCGCCTCAATGAAATGATTACTGCACCACAGGTGCGGCTCATTGGAGCAGATAAAGAACCCCTGGGGATCGTGTCCAGCGCAGAAGCCTTGCGTCTGGCAGGTGAAGCCGAGTTGGATCTGGTGGAAATCTCACCGATGGCCGATCCGCCTGTTTGCCGCATCATGGACTTCGGTAAATTTAAATACGCCGAGAGCAAGAAGCAGCATGAAGCCAAGCTCAAACAAAAGCAGGTTCAGGTCAAGGAAATCAAGTTTCGTCCGGGTACCGATGATGGCGATTACAACATTAAGTTGCGTAATCTGACCAAATTTCTGTTGGATGGCGATAAGACCAAGATTACCTTGCGTTTCCGCGGTCGTGAAATGGCCCATCAGGAAATTGGTATGCGCTTAATTGAGCGCGTCAGGAACGATCTGGAAGAATATGCAGTCGTCGAACAGTTTCCCAAGATGGAAGGCCGTCAGATGGTGATGGTACTGTCGCCTAAAGCGGCGCTGAAAAAATAA
- the rpmI gene encoding 50S ribosomal protein L35 — MPKMKTKSGAKKRFVVRAGGSIKRACAFKRHILTSKTTKTKRQLRGTAEVHSTNTAAVRRMLPYA, encoded by the coding sequence ATGCCTAAGATGAAAACCAAAAGCGGAGCAAAAAAACGCTTCGTCGTGCGTGCGGGCGGCAGTATCAAGCGCGCATGTGCGTTCAAGCGTCACATTCTGACCTCGAAGACGACCAAGACTAAGCGTCAACTGCGTGGTACTGCGGAAGTTCACTCAACCAATACAGCAGCGGTTCGTCGCATGCTGCCATACGCGTAA
- the rplT gene encoding 50S ribosomal protein L20, translating into MPRVKRGVVARATHKKLLAKAKGYRGRRKNVYRVAKQAVMKAGQYAYRDRRQKKRQFRTLWIARINAAAREFGMPYSVFMNGLKKADIQIDRKVLSDIAIFDKAAFEQFVVQAKASLAV; encoded by the coding sequence ATGCCAAGAGTAAAACGTGGAGTCGTAGCCCGTGCAACGCACAAGAAACTGTTAGCTAAGGCTAAGGGTTACCGTGGTCGCCGCAAGAATGTATACCGTGTAGCCAAACAAGCTGTGATGAAAGCCGGGCAATATGCCTACCGCGATCGTCGTCAGAAAAAGCGCCAGTTCCGCACTCTGTGGATTGCGCGTATCAATGCAGCAGCGCGTGAATTCGGAATGCCGTACAGCGTATTCATGAACGGCCTGAAAAAAGCGGATATCCAGATCGATCGTAAAGTTCTGTCTGATATCGCAATTTTCGACAAGGCTGCTTTTGAACAATTCGTTGTTCAGGCTAAAGCGAGCCTCGCAGTATAA
- the pheS gene encoding phenylalanine--tRNA ligase subunit alpha — MEQLQQIQEQALNQFGLISDEAELEQVKAKYLGRDGALTALLKGLGKLSNEERPAAGARINQVKQVIEAALQQRRDTLAQAKLDAKLAAESLDVTLPGRGIGCGGLHPVTRTLARIEQLFHSLGFAVSSGPEIEHDFYNFTALNIPENHPARAMHDTFYIDSEHVLRTHTSPVQVRYMENNQPPLKIISPGRVYRVDSDATHSPMFHQVEGLWVDEHVSFANLKGVVQDFLQRFFEQDDLQVRFRPSFFPFTEPSAEMDMSWRGGWLEIGGCGMVHPNVLKHVNIDSEKYLGFAFGLGVERLAMLRYGVNDLRQFYESDLRFLKQFN; from the coding sequence ATGGAACAACTCCAACAAATTCAGGAACAGGCTTTAAATCAGTTCGGGCTTATCAGCGATGAGGCTGAATTGGAGCAGGTTAAAGCAAAATATCTGGGCCGTGACGGGGCGTTGACCGCCTTGCTCAAAGGGCTGGGAAAGCTCTCGAACGAGGAGCGTCCCGCAGCCGGTGCGCGCATCAATCAGGTCAAACAGGTGATTGAAGCCGCGCTGCAACAGCGTCGCGATACCTTGGCGCAGGCGAAGCTCGACGCAAAGCTGGCCGCCGAATCGCTGGACGTGACGCTGCCCGGACGCGGCATCGGTTGCGGTGGTTTGCATCCGGTCACGCGCACCTTGGCGCGCATCGAACAGCTGTTTCACAGCTTAGGGTTTGCCGTATCTTCCGGCCCCGAGATCGAACACGATTTTTACAATTTCACCGCGTTGAATATTCCTGAGAATCATCCGGCGCGCGCGATGCACGACACGTTTTACATCGATTCTGAGCATGTGCTCAGAACGCATACCTCGCCTGTGCAGGTGCGCTATATGGAAAACAATCAGCCGCCTTTAAAAATCATCTCGCCGGGGCGCGTGTATCGCGTTGATTCCGATGCCACGCACTCGCCGATGTTTCATCAGGTCGAAGGCTTGTGGGTCGATGAACATGTGAGTTTTGCCAATCTTAAAGGCGTGGTGCAGGACTTTTTGCAACGCTTCTTCGAACAGGACGACTTGCAGGTGCGTTTTCGTCCCTCCTTCTTCCCGTTTACCGAACCCTCTGCTGAGATGGATATGAGCTGGCGCGGTGGCTGGTTGGAAATCGGCGGCTGCGGCATGGTGCATCCTAATGTGTTGAAGCACGTGAATATCGACAGCGAGAAATATCTGGGATTTGCCTTCGGTCTGGGCGTGGAACGCTTGGCGATGTTGCGCTATGGCGTCAACGATCTGCGCCAGTTCTACGAGAGCGACCTGCGCTTTTTGAAGCAATTTAACTAA
- the pheT gene encoding phenylalanine--tRNA ligase subunit beta, producing MKFSENWLRSWVNPKLTSEELGHLLTMAGLEVEERAAVAPAFNNVVVAQVLSVEKHPDADRLNVCQVNVGEEAPLTIVCGAANVAVGLKVPCARIGAVLPGDFKIKQAKVRGIPSFGMLCSAVELGLATESDGLWVLPSDAHVGQLMREYLDLDDQLFTLKLTPNRSDCSGMKGIAREVAALTGSELSPVAIVAQSVALSDQLVVTVEDKTSCPLYCGRLVKGVNAAAVTPVWMQRRLERSGLRCINAVVDITNYVMMELGQPMHAFDAATLSGGITVRRAGKDEALTLLNDQAVVLDENVLVIADDARVLALAGIMGGAGSGVETSTQDVFLEAAFFHPDAIAGRARRFGLATDSSFRFERGIDFSATREALERATQLQLEICGGSIAEITEVRGELPARAAIVLRTSRVARVLGISFECSQIAQLLTRLQFEFVMSGDSFSVTPPSFRFDLSIESDLIEEVARLYGYDAIPALAPHAALTMLPDSELQRPLSRIQQVLVARDYQEIVSYAFVDAQTESELCGNDHPVALKNPIASNMSVMRSSLIGGLVGVLRFNLNRRQSRVRLFEVGACFAKSDGQYVQTQRLSGIAYGACLPEQWGSATKAVDFYDVKADIEALFAPLTLRFAAAMHPALHPGRSAQIFAGENLVGWLGELHPKWQRDMTQAAVWFEVELQALMQSRVPRMSEISKFLPVRRDLAVLVDESVSAQTLTDAMLAAKADYVQEVVLFDVYRGPGVETGKKSLAFRVSLQDTQKTLTDAEIEPGMGLLVEALNKLGAQLRM from the coding sequence ATGAAATTTTCAGAAAACTGGTTAAGAAGCTGGGTCAACCCGAAACTTACAAGCGAGGAATTGGGCCATCTGCTGACGATGGCGGGTCTCGAAGTTGAGGAGAGGGCGGCTGTTGCGCCGGCATTCAATAACGTGGTTGTCGCCCAGGTGTTGTCGGTTGAGAAACACCCCGATGCGGATCGTCTGAATGTGTGTCAGGTGAATGTCGGTGAAGAGGCGCCGTTGACGATCGTGTGCGGTGCGGCCAATGTGGCCGTCGGTTTAAAAGTCCCTTGTGCGCGCATCGGCGCGGTATTGCCGGGTGACTTCAAGATCAAACAGGCGAAGGTGCGCGGCATTCCCTCATTCGGTATGCTGTGTTCTGCCGTCGAGTTGGGGCTGGCGACCGAAAGCGATGGTCTTTGGGTTTTGCCGTCTGATGCACACGTCGGGCAATTGATGCGCGAGTATCTGGATCTGGACGATCAGTTGTTTACCCTCAAACTCACGCCTAATCGTAGCGACTGTTCCGGTATGAAGGGGATTGCGCGCGAGGTTGCGGCATTAACCGGTAGTGAACTTTCGCCCGTTGCGATCGTGGCTCAGTCTGTTGCGCTGAGCGATCAGCTTGTGGTGACGGTTGAAGACAAAACGTCGTGTCCGTTATATTGCGGTCGTCTTGTTAAAGGCGTGAATGCAGCAGCAGTTACGCCAGTATGGATGCAGCGACGGCTTGAGCGCAGTGGCCTGCGCTGTATCAACGCGGTTGTTGATATCACCAATTATGTGATGATGGAATTAGGCCAGCCCATGCACGCCTTCGATGCCGCGACTTTGTCCGGTGGCATTACCGTGCGCCGTGCTGGCAAAGATGAAGCGCTGACGCTGCTGAACGATCAGGCTGTGGTGCTGGATGAAAACGTGCTGGTGATCGCCGATGATGCGCGCGTGCTGGCTTTGGCGGGCATCATGGGTGGAGCGGGGAGCGGCGTCGAGACATCGACGCAGGATGTATTTCTGGAAGCCGCCTTTTTCCATCCTGATGCGATTGCGGGGCGTGCGCGCCGCTTTGGCCTGGCCACTGATTCATCCTTCCGCTTCGAGCGGGGCATCGATTTTTCGGCAACCCGCGAGGCGCTGGAGCGTGCGACCCAATTGCAGCTTGAAATTTGCGGCGGTAGCATTGCTGAAATCACCGAAGTTCGCGGTGAGTTGCCAGCTCGTGCCGCCATCGTATTGCGCACGTCCCGCGTGGCGCGTGTGCTGGGGATTTCGTTCGAATGCAGCCAGATCGCTCAATTGCTGACGCGTTTGCAATTTGAATTTGTCATGTCTGGCGACAGTTTTAGTGTGACGCCGCCGAGTTTTCGTTTCGATCTGTCGATCGAATCGGATCTGATCGAAGAGGTTGCCCGTCTGTATGGTTACGATGCCATTCCGGCGCTGGCGCCTCATGCTGCGCTGACCATGCTGCCCGATAGCGAATTGCAGCGCCCGCTCAGTCGCATTCAGCAAGTACTGGTCGCACGCGACTATCAGGAAATCGTCAGTTACGCTTTTGTCGACGCGCAGACTGAGAGCGAGTTGTGCGGTAACGACCATCCTGTTGCCCTGAAAAATCCGATTGCCAGCAATATGTCGGTGATGCGCAGCAGTCTGATAGGCGGCTTAGTGGGCGTATTGCGCTTCAATCTCAATCGTCGTCAGTCGCGCGTGCGTCTGTTCGAAGTCGGCGCGTGCTTTGCCAAATCAGATGGGCAGTATGTGCAGACCCAGAGACTGTCGGGTATCGCCTACGGCGCATGCCTGCCGGAGCAGTGGGGTTCTGCCACCAAAGCGGTTGATTTTTACGATGTGAAGGCGGATATCGAGGCGTTGTTTGCGCCGTTGACGCTGCGTTTTGCGGCGGCGATGCATCCGGCCTTGCATCCGGGGCGTTCCGCGCAGATTTTTGCCGGTGAAAACCTCGTCGGTTGGCTAGGCGAGTTGCATCCGAAGTGGCAGCGCGACATGACGCAGGCGGCGGTCTGGTTCGAGGTCGAGTTGCAAGCGTTGATGCAGAGCCGTGTTCCGCGCATGAGTGAGATTTCGAAGTTTTTGCCGGTGCGCCGCGATCTGGCCGTGCTGGTGGATGAGTCGGTCAGCGCGCAAACGCTGACCGATGCGATGCTCGCTGCAAAGGCGGATTATGTGCAGGAAGTTGTTTTATTTGATGTATATCGCGGGCCCGGTGTCGAAACCGGCAAAAAAAGTCTTGCATTCCGCGTGTCGTTACAAGATACTCAAAAGACACTCACGGATGCAGAAATCGAACCCGGCATGGGATTGCTGGTGGAAGCGTTGAACAAGCTAGGTGCGCAATTGCGTATGTAA
- a CDS encoding integration host factor subunit alpha: MITTLTKAELADLLFAKVGLNKREAKDMVETFFEEIRVQLEQGESVKLSGFGNFQLRDKPQRPGRNPKTGKEIPISARRVVTFHPSQKLKTLVEKSYHGTPHL, from the coding sequence ATGATAACAACACTAACAAAAGCTGAACTGGCGGACTTATTGTTTGCTAAAGTTGGCCTGAATAAACGCGAGGCCAAGGATATGGTCGAAACCTTTTTCGAGGAAATTCGCGTGCAGCTGGAGCAAGGTGAGAGCGTAAAACTCTCCGGTTTCGGCAACTTTCAATTGCGTGACAAGCCGCAACGTCCCGGGCGTAATCCCAAGACAGGCAAAGAAATCCCCATTTCTGCACGCCGGGTGGTGACATTTCATCCGAGTCAGAAGTTAAAGACGCTGGTAGAAAAATCGTATCATGGAACTCCACACCTCTAA
- a CDS encoding MerR family transcriptional regulator, translated as MELHTSNSVLPPIPAKRYFTIGEVSELCGVKAHVLRYWEQEFTQLNPVKRSGNRRYYQHHEVVLIRRIRELLYEQGFTISGARNKLDGVRGAASTPESVQVPAADLSVAQVVDVVALKREIHEIIALLSA; from the coding sequence ATGGAACTCCACACCTCTAATTCAGTGCTGCCTCCCATTCCCGCCAAGCGCTACTTCACGATCGGTGAAGTAAGCGAATTGTGCGGCGTGAAGGCGCACGTTTTACGTTACTGGGAGCAGGAGTTTACTCAGCTCAATCCGGTGAAGCGCAGCGGAAATCGCCGCTATTATCAGCATCATGAAGTGGTGTTGATCCGCCGTATTCGCGAGTTGCTCTACGAGCAGGGATTTACCATCAGCGGTGCGCGTAACAAGCTCGATGGCGTGCGCGGCGCAGCGAGTACGCCTGAGTCTGTTCAAGTGCCGGCAGCCGATCTTTCGGTGGCGCAGGTTGTTGATGTGGTCGCATTAAAACGTGAAATCCACGAAATCATTGCGCTGCTGAGTGCTTAA